The Litchfieldia alkalitelluris genome has a window encoding:
- a CDS encoding ribonuclease H-like domain-containing protein, with product MSLKNKLNRHKKNIVRTDQFAPVSSPVSDIVTEEVPHLDKWNELGAVPFLFDNTYCMVRKVRYPLNYKHGIYQFNELNQIVSDWNLSTINHPLSSKGFQANQLFFFDTETTGLGGGAGNTIFLLGQATLTNEYVEVIQHFLPNPGAEVALYQSFLKSIDYKTLVTYNGKSFDWPQVKTRHTLIRETVPNLPEFGHFDLYHASRRLWKNKLQSVRLANVEKDILSIHREGDVPGYLAPMLYFNFLENQNPEAIKGVLHHNEIDVLSLITLYIHLSKQLLNNGLNNSESEKYEVARWLNHLGEEKVAATMYESISGSQTNTSLKAKLQLAYMYKKQKDYETSLSFFLDVFNEGERVTKLEIAIELAKIYEHQQKNFEKAIHFTLEAKNIYKTQTSLIRDQNGYKNDEIEKRLNRLKKKAGNKR from the coding sequence ATGAGTCTGAAAAATAAACTGAATCGACATAAAAAGAATATAGTTAGAACCGATCAGTTTGCTCCAGTATCTTCTCCTGTTTCCGATATAGTTACAGAAGAAGTACCTCATCTTGATAAATGGAACGAATTAGGAGCAGTACCGTTTCTTTTTGATAACACGTATTGTATGGTAAGAAAAGTAAGATATCCCCTCAACTATAAGCACGGAATTTATCAGTTTAATGAATTAAATCAAATTGTATCTGACTGGAATCTATCTACTATTAATCACCCTCTTTCATCAAAAGGCTTTCAAGCAAATCAATTATTCTTTTTTGATACTGAAACAACAGGACTTGGTGGAGGCGCAGGCAATACTATTTTTTTATTAGGGCAAGCAACTTTAACAAATGAGTACGTGGAGGTAATTCAACACTTTTTACCGAATCCTGGTGCAGAAGTTGCACTCTATCAGAGCTTTCTCAAAAGTATAGATTACAAGACTCTTGTAACATATAACGGAAAATCTTTTGATTGGCCACAAGTAAAAACAAGACATACCTTAATTAGAGAAACTGTACCAAATTTGCCAGAGTTCGGCCATTTTGATTTATATCATGCATCAAGGCGTCTATGGAAAAATAAACTCCAATCTGTTCGTCTTGCCAATGTAGAAAAAGATATATTGTCTATTCATCGCGAAGGAGATGTACCGGGATATCTAGCCCCAATGTTATACTTTAATTTTCTTGAAAACCAAAATCCAGAAGCGATAAAAGGCGTTCTCCATCATAATGAAATTGATGTTTTATCTTTAATTACGTTATATATACATTTGTCAAAACAACTCTTAAATAATGGTCTCAATAATTCTGAATCAGAAAAATACGAGGTTGCCAGATGGCTAAATCACCTTGGTGAAGAAAAGGTAGCGGCAACTATGTACGAAAGTATTTCAGGGAGTCAAACAAATACATCATTGAAGGCCAAACTGCAGTTAGCTTATATGTATAAAAAGCAAAAGGATTACGAGACATCATTATCATTTTTCTTAGATGTCTTCAATGAAGGGGAAAGGGTAACAAAACTTGAGATTGCTATTGAACTTGCGAAAATTTATGAACATCAACAAAAGAACTTTGAAAAAGCCATTCATTTTACACTTGAAGCCAAAAATATTTACAAAACTCAGACAAGTTTAATACGAGACCAGAACGGGTATAAAAATGATGAGATTGAAAAACGACTTAATCGATTGAAAAAAAAGGCTGGAAATAAACGGTGA